The genome window GTCCTCGAGTTGCAAACCCTCGCCCTTGTAGAACCCGACCTCGGTGTCGGCCTCCGAGATGGCGAGCTGATCATCGCGCTCGACCGCGGCCAGCGGGCGATAGAGCAGGTCGAACTCGGCCGCCAGGTCTCGCGTCATGTTTTCCAGGCAGCGAGCGCACTGGATCTGCACCGTGCCGGAGAAATGACCGGTCACGCGGATGTCCTTGATCGTTTCCTTGACCCCGTGGGTGCGCTCCTCGATCAGATCGGCGCGGCCCGTGACCCGCAGCGGACCAAGCGCGCGCATTTCCGCGCCCAAGTCGATGGTCCCGGGACGAAACTCCCGATCGAACGAAAGAGCCTCGGCCTCTAAGTCTCGGACACGGATGAACATAACAACAGGGACTTCCCGCGCGGGCCGCCCGGTTCCGGGAGCACACTACAACCCAGGCGCTTCAAGGGGCAAAGAAAAAGAATAGCGGCTTTCGGGCGGGGGTGTCAACGCGACACCGCCGGTAGAAGAGCC of Terriglobales bacterium contains these proteins:
- a CDS encoding DUF177 domain-containing protein yields the protein MFIRVRDLEAEALSFDREFRPGTIDLGAEMRALGPLRVTGRADLIEERTHGVKETIKDIRVTGHFSGTVQIQCARCLENMTRDLAAEFDLLYRPLAAVERDDQLAISEADTEVGFYKGEGLQLEDVLREQLLLAVPVKAVCREECRGLCPQCGQNLNEGKCACGPAPSDPRWNALRELRGK